In Manis pentadactyla isolate mManPen7 chromosome 8, mManPen7.hap1, whole genome shotgun sequence, the following are encoded in one genomic region:
- the LOC130684648 gene encoding inositol 1,4,5-trisphosphate receptor-interacting protein-like: MALELFRVCLVVVTAIVNHPLLFPRENTTVPENEEEIIRKMQVYQEELQLQQLRLEEEVARLAAEKEALEQVAEEGQQQNENRITWDLWSTLCMILFLVIELWRQDHQDGPSPECLGGTEDELPGLEGAPLRGLTLPNKAMLDHFQECCIRGATAEAARTREFVEGFVDDLLEALRSLCNRDTDMEVEDFIGVDSMYENWQVDRPLLCKLFVPFTPPEPYHFHPELWCSNHSMHLDSQGYGQIKVVQAEDMLGCICGKTKLGEDMLCLLHGKNNSVQLGCEAEDPLCARDSPYLDSVQIMRWFQTALTRAWHRIARKYEFDLAFNQLDTPGSLKIRFRSGKFMPFNMIPVIHCDDSDLYFVSQLPREPSGGTPASSTDWLLSFAVYERHFLRMMSKRLPEGACHLTCLQITSFLLSKQSRLTGPSGLGGYHVKTALLHLLLSRQAADWKAGQLDVRLHELLCFLEKSLLEKKLHHFFIGNRKVPDTVGLPKAIRRAQPLNLFGPFVLQRSLYRKTVDSFYELLKNAPALISEYSLHIPSDHASLPPKAAV; this comes from the coding sequence ATGGCACTGGAGCTCTTCCGGGTGTGTCTGGTGGTGGTGACAGCCATCGTCAACCACCCTCTGCTGTTCCCTCGGGAGAACACCACCGTGCCCGAGAATGAGGAGGAGATCATCCGCAAGATGCAGGTGTACCAGGAGGAGCTGCAGCTGCAGCAGCTACGCCTGGAGGAAGAGGTGGCGCGGCTGGCGGCCGAGAAGGAGGCCCTGGAGCAGGTGGCGGAGGAGGGCCAGCAGCAGAATGAGAACCGCATCACCTGGGACCTGTGGAGCACTCTCTGCATGATCCTCTTCCTGGTGATCGAGTTGTGGCGGCAGGACCACCAGGACGGGCCCTCACCCGAGTGCCTGGGTGGCACCGAGGACGAGCTGCCTGGCCTGGAGGGTGCACCCCTCCGGGGCCTCACCCTGCCCAACAAGGCCATGCTCGACCACTTTCAGGAGTGTTGCATACGGGGAGCCACAGCCGAAGCGGCTCGTACCCGTGAGTTTGTGGAAGGCTTCGTGGATGACTTACTGGAAGCTCTGAGAAGCCTCTGTAACCGGGACACAGACATGGAGGTGGAGGATTTCATTGGCGTGGACAGCATGTATGAGAACTGGCAGGTGGACAGGCCGCTGCTGTGCAAACTCTTTGTGCCCTTCACGCCCCCAGAGCCCTACCACTTCCATCCAGAGCTCTGGTGCTCCAACCACTCCATGCACTTGGATAGCCAGGGTTATGGCCAGATTAAGGTGGTCCAGGCTGAGGATATGCTGGGCTGCATCTGTGGCAAGACCAAACTTGGTGAGGACATGCTGTGTCTCCTCCACGGCAAAAACAACTCGGTGCAGCTTGGCTGTGAGGCAGAAGACCCACTGTGTGCCCGAGATTCCCCATATCTGGACTCAGTGCAGATCATGAGGTGGTTCCAGACAGCCCTCACCAGAGCCTGGCACCGCATTGCCCGCAAATACGAGTTCGACCTGGCCTTTAACCAGTTGGACACCCCAGGGTCCCTCAAGATCAGGTTCCGCTCAGGCAAGTTCATGCCCTTCAACATGATTCCTGTGATCCACTGTGATGACTCGGACCTGTACTTTGTCTCCCAACTTCCCAGGGAGCCCTCTGGGGGGACCCCAGCGTCCAGCACTGACTGGCTCTTGTCCTTCGCTGTCTACGAGCGACACTTCCTTAGGATGATGTCAAAGAGGCTGCCTGAGGGTGCCTGCCACCTCACCTGCTTGCAGATCACCTCCTTTCTGCTCTCCAAGCAGAGCCGCCTGACCGGCCCCAGCGGACTTGGCGGCTACCACGTGAAGACAGCGCTGTTGCACCTCCTGCTCTCCCGGCAGGCCGCTGACTGGAAGGCTGGGCAGCTGGATGTGCGTCTGCATGAGCTGCTCTGCTTCCTGGAGAAGAGCCTGCTCGAGAAGAAGCTCCATCACTTCTTTATTGGCAACCGAAAGGTGCCCGACACCGTGGGACTGCCCAAGGCCATTCGCAGGGCGCAGCCTCTCAACCTCTTCGGGCCGTTTGTCCTGCAGCGAAGTCTCTACCGCAAGACGGTGGACTCGTTCTATGAGCTGCTCAAGAATGCACCAGCACTCATTAGCGAGTATTCCCTACATATCCCCTCAGACCATGCAAGCCTGCCCCCAAAAGCTGCTGTCTAA